In a genomic window of Balaenoptera ricei isolate mBalRic1 chromosome 3, mBalRic1.hap2, whole genome shotgun sequence:
- the TPGS1 gene encoding tubulin polyglutamylase complex subunit 1, with protein MDVLPVPLPSAKMAAVEKRRLAVAQAANFTGSGRPGVSRAAATAESEEDFLRQVGVTEMLRAALLKVLEARPEEPIAFLAHYFENMGLRSPANGGAGEPPGQLLLQQQRLGRALWHLRLAHHSQRTAFNNNVGVAYECLSASGRKKKPGLDGRTYSELLKRICRDGEAPEEVVAPLLRKIQCRDHEAVPLAVFRAGMLTCFVLLEFVARAGALYRLLEDPGLAVADRHVSQAVLDTLEGALQASDDTAPARYLEAGSRLGPDSLALAMDRALVARRPSAPMTREEFLEKAAALFIAKVKPVG; from the exons ATGGACGTCCTTCCGGTCCCGCTGCCCTCAGCAAAGATGGCGGCAGTGGAGAAGCGGCGGCTGGCTGTGGCCCAGGCGGCCAATTTCACAGGCAGCGGCCGGCCGGGGGTGTCCCGAGCAGCGGCGACGGCCGAGAGTGAGGAGGACTTCCTGCGGCAGGTCGGCGTGACGGAGATGCTGCGCGCGGCCCTGCTGAAGGTGCTGGAGGCGCGACCCGAGGAGCCCATCGCCTTCTTGGCGCACTACTTCGAGAACATGGGCCTGCGGTCTCCTGCAAACGGCGGCGCCGGGGAGCCCCCGGGCCAGCTCCTCCTGCAGCAGCAGCGCCTGGGCCGCGCGCTGTGGCACCTTCGCCTGGCTCACCACTCCCAGAG GACCGCCTTCAACAACAACGTCGGCGTGGCCTACGAGTGCCTGAGCGCCAGCGGGCGCAAGAAGAAGCCGGGGCTGGACGGGCGCACGTACAGCGAGCTGCTGAAGCGCATCTGCCGGGACGGGGAGGCCCCCGAGGAGGTGGTGGCGCCGCTGTTGCGCAAGATCCAGTGCCGGGACCACGAGGCAGTGCCGCTGGCCGTGTTCCGTGCGGGGATGCTCACCTGCTTCGTGCTGCTGGAGTTCGTGGCGCGCGCCGGCGCCCTCTACCGGCTGTTGGAGGACCCGGGCCTGGCCGTGGCTGACCGCCACGTGAGCCAGGCCGTGCTGGACACGCTGGAGGGGGCCCTGCAGGCCAGCGACGACACCGCGCCCGCGCGCTACCTGGAGGCCGGCTCGCGCCTGGGGCCCGACAGCCTGGCGCTGGCCATGGACCGCGCGCTGGTGGCCCGGCGGCCCAGCGCCCCCATGACCCGGGAGGAGTTCCTGGAGAAGGCGGCCGCCCTCTTCATCGCCAAGGTCAAGCCCGTGGGCTGA
- the MADCAM1 gene encoding mucosal addressin cell adhesion molecule 1 — protein MEQGLALLLPLFLGLLQLGRGGPLKVEPPEPEVAVAVGESLQFTCRLACEDGRTASVQWRGLDTSLGAVQSGAGSSVLSVLNASLSAAGPRVCVGSCGDVAFQHIVRLLVFAFPDQLTVAPEALVAGPDQEVACTAHNVTPAGPDTLSMSLLLGDQELEGVEALRDVMEEPQEGEDPLFQVTQRWLLPTLGTPTPPSLHCQATMRLTGLELSHRRPIPVLQGLTSLEPPVMTPPEPSTTEPPEPPVTTSLKPPVTTSPEATPEQASNHSPRSPGPVPRNSSTRPCRPEIRQLSAAGGLELLCEVVCGPGVAVRWTQAPGGLAAYETREVGAQAWLSGGSVLWARCHSEGWFQCCLDPGGQTANLYVASEICSPLTSAPLWTGSLVLGLLLLVFLTYRLWKRCRPTR, from the exons ATGGAGCAGGGCCTCGCCCTCCTGCTTCCCCTCTTTCTGGGGCTGCTGCAGCTGGGCCGCG GTGGGCCGCTGAAGGTGGAGCCCCCCGAGCCCGAGGTGGCGGTGGCCGTGGGCGAGTCGCTACAGTTCACCTGCCGCCTGGCCTGCGAGGACGGCAGGACGGCCTCGGTGCAGTGGCGGGGCCTGGACACCAGCCTGGGCGCCGTGCAGTCGGGCGCGGGTAGCAGCGTCCTCTCCGTGCTCAACGCCTCGCTGTCGGCTGCGGGGCCCCGCGTGTGCGTGGGCTCCTGCGGGGACGTCGCCTTCCAACACATCGTGCGGCTCCTGGTGTTCG CCTTCCCGGACCAACTGACTGTGGCTCCAGAGGCCCTGGTGGCCGGGCCGGACCAGGAGGTGGCCTGCACAGCCCACAACGTCACGCCTGCTGGCCCTGACACCCTCTCCATGTCCCTGCTCCTGGGAGATCAGGAACTGGAGGGGGTGGAGGCCCTCCGGGATGTGATGGAGGAGCCCCAGGAGGGCGAGGACCCGCTGTTCCAAGTGACACAGCGCTGGCTGCTGCCCACCTTGGGgacacccaccccaccctccctgcaCTGCCAGGCGACCATGAGGCTGACCGGCTTGGAGCTGAGCCACCGCCGGCCCATTCCAG TCCTGCAGGGCCTGACCTCCCTGGAGCCCCCCGTCATGAcccccccagagcccagcaccaCAGAGCCCCCGGAGCCCCCCGTCACGACATCCCTGAAGCCCCCCGTCACCACCTCCCCCGAGGCCACCCCAGAGCAGGCCTCCAACCACAGCCCCAGGAGTCCTGGCCCCGTGCCCCGGAACAGCTCCACCAGGCCCTGCCGGCCGGAGATCCGCCAGTTGTCAGCAGCAGGGGGCCTGGAGCTGCTGTGTGAGGTGGTCTGCGGCCCAGGTGTGGCCGTGCGCTGGACCCAGGCCCCCGGCGGGCTGGCAGCCTACGAGACGCGGGAGGTGGGGGCCCAGGCTTGGCTGAGCGGCGGGAGCGTGCTGTGGGCCAGATGCCACAGTGAGGGCTGGTTCCAGTGTTGCCTGGACCCAGGGGGCCAGACGGCTAACCTGTACGTGGCCTCAGAAATCT GCTCCCCGCTAACGTCTGCACCCCTGTGGACGGGCAGCTTGGTGCTGGGGCTGCTTCTCCTGGTGTTCCTGACCTACCGCCTGTGGAAACGCTGCCGGCCCACCAGATGA
- the CIMAP1D gene encoding protein CIMAP1D — translation MGTLPCDPAPRLTPVALGRRATECQIPETGLRRSCGVVPLEKGSGPGLYALPSTVGYINHDCTRVAGPAYSLFRRPSEASPQETSPGPVYFLDPKVTRFGRSCTPAYSMQGRGKSRDLEVTPGPGAYSPEKVAPMRQRTPPAFTLGSRFRLRPLDTSAPAPNTYTLPSLWGSQIFTKPSSPSYTAAGRTPPARPPQDPTEIPGPGQYDSPDPNAYRQRRPAFTMLGRPRAPRPPDETPGPGTHSPEQVTMTKARAPAFTMGIRHSKRATTMAADTAP, via the exons ATGGGGACCCTCCCCTGTGATCCTGCTCCACGGCTGACTCCGGTGGCCCTGGGCCGGCGGGCCACCGAGTGCCAGATCCCGGAGACTGGTCTGAGGAGGTCCTGTGGGGTAGTCCCCTTGGAGAAAG GCTCCGGGCCAGGCTTGTACGCCCTGCCGTCCACCGTCGGCTACATCAACCACGACTGCACCAGGGTGGCTGGTCCCGCCTACTCGCTCTTCCGGAGGCCCAGCGAGG CATCTCCACAGGAGACCAGCCCCGGGCCGGTCTACTTCCTGGACCCGAAAGTCACCCGCTTTGGCCGCAGCTGCACCCCTGCCTACTCCATGCAGGGCCGGGGCAAGTCTCGGG ATCTGGAGGTGACGCCCGGCCCTGGGGCCTACAGCCCAGAGAAGGTGGCCCCCATGCGCCAGCGGACCCCCCCCGCTTTCACCCTGGGCTCCCGCTTCCGCCTGCGGCCCCTGGACacctcagcccctgcccccaacacctacaccctgccttccctctggggctcccagATCTTCACTAAGCCCAGCAGCCCAAGCTACACGGCGGCAGGCCGCACGCCCCCCGCCCGACCCCCGCAGGACCCCACTGAGATACCGGGTCCAGGCCAGTATGATAGCCCGGACCCCAACGCCTACCGTCAGCGCCGGCCGGCCTTCACCATGCTGGGGCGGCCCCGAGCCCCACGCCCCCCGGATGAGACGCCTGGCCCCGGCACCCACAGCCCCGAGCAGGTCACCATGACCAAGGCCAGGGCCCCGGCATTCACCATGGGCATCCGCCACTCCAAACGGGCCACCACCATGGCCGCGGACACTGCACCCTGA